The following coding sequences are from one Gossypium raimondii isolate GPD5lz chromosome 4, ASM2569854v1, whole genome shotgun sequence window:
- the LOC105779714 gene encoding 60S acidic ribosomal protein P0: protein MAVKPSKADKKIAYDAKLCQLLDEYTQILIAAADNVGSNQLQNIRKGLRGDSVVLMGKNTMMKRSVRMHAEKTGNQAFLNLIPLLQGNVGLIFTKGDLKEVSEEVAKYKVGAPARVGLVAPIDVVVPPGNTGLDPSQTSFFQVLNIPTKINKGTVEIITPVELIKKGDKVGSSEAALLAKLGIRPFSYGLIVLSVYDNGSVFSPEVLDLTEDDLIEKFATGVSMVTALSLAISYPTLAAAPHMFINGYKNVLAVAVATEYSFPQADKVKEYLADPSKFAVAAAPVAAGGGAAPAAAAPVEEKKPEPEEESDDDMGFSLFD, encoded by the exons ATGGCAGTGAAGCCCTCCAAAGCCGACAAGAAAATCGCCTACGATGCTAAATTATGTCAGCTCTTAGACGAGTACACCCAGATCTTAATTGCGGCAGCCGACAATGTGGGTTCGAATCAGCTCCAGAACATTCGCAAAGGTCTTCGAGGTGACTCAGTTGTTCTCATGGGTAAAAATACAATGATGAAACGGTCCGTCCGTATGCACGCTGAGAAAACCGGAAACCAGGCTTTCCTTAACCTTATCCCCTTGCTTCAG GGAAATGTTGGTTTGATTTTTACCAAGGGTGATTTGAAGGAAGTTAGTGAGGAAGTTGCCAAGTACAAG GTTGGAGCTCCTGCTCGTGTTGGTCTGGTTGCACCCATTGATGTGGTTGTCCCACCCGGCAACACTGGGCTTGACCCTTCACAAACTTCTTTCTTCCAG GTTCTTAATATTCCAACCAAGATTAACAAGGGTACTGTTGAAATTATCACTCCTGTGGAGCTTATCAAGAAGGGCGACAAGGTTGGGTCTTCTGAGGCTGCACTTCTTGCCAAGCTTGGAATTAGGCCCTTCTCATATGGTCTTATTGTATTGTCTGTTTATGACAATGGCTCTGTTTTTAGCCCTGAGGTGTTGGATCTTACCGAGGATGACCTGATTGAGAAATTTGCTACTGGTGTCTCCATGGTTACTGCATTGTCTCTTGCCATCTCATACCCGACCCTTGCAGCTGCACCACACATGTTCATCAATGGCTACAAGAATGTCTTGGCTGTTGCAGTTGCAACAGAGTATTCTTTCCCTCAGGCTGATAAAGTGAAAGAGTATTTGGCG GATCCAAGCAAATTTGCCGTTGCTGCTGCCCCTGTTGCTGCTGGTGGTGGTGCTGCTCCGGCTGCTGCTGCCCCTGTGGAGGAGAAAAAACCAGAACCAGAAGAAGAGTCTGATGATGATATGGGATTCAGTCTCTTTGACTAA